One genomic region from Flavobacterium lindanitolerans encodes:
- a CDS encoding Crp/Fnr family transcriptional regulator produces MYTQINANISRYVSFSEEEFATFNSFLEYKKVPKKTIMLHEGEMCNFEAFVVKGCVRKYYIDANGFEVILQFAIENAWVSDISFSIYETKPSQVYIETLEDCEFLMFTPESKEELFAKAPRFERAFRILMQRNLAVTQNRLFHTISQTATEKYLEFLELYPTIPQRVPQHYIASYLGISPEFLSKIRARIAKQ; encoded by the coding sequence TTGTACACACAAATCAATGCTAACATAAGCCGTTATGTTTCTTTTTCGGAAGAAGAATTTGCTACATTCAACTCTTTTCTGGAATACAAAAAAGTGCCTAAAAAAACCATTATGCTCCATGAAGGAGAAATGTGCAATTTTGAAGCGTTTGTAGTCAAAGGCTGTGTCAGGAAATATTACATTGATGCCAACGGTTTTGAAGTCATACTCCAGTTTGCCATTGAAAATGCCTGGGTCAGTGACATTTCCTTTAGTATTTATGAAACAAAACCTAGTCAGGTATATATTGAAACGCTGGAAGACTGTGAATTTTTAATGTTTACTCCCGAATCCAAAGAAGAACTTTTTGCAAAAGCACCCCGATTTGAAAGAGCCTTCCGTATATTGATGCAAAGAAATCTTGCCGTAACCCAAAACAGGCTGTTTCATACAATTTCCCAAACTGCAACAGAAAAATACCTTGAATTTCTGGAACTATACCCTACCATCCCGCAACGCGTTCCACAACATTATATTGCTTCCTATTTAGGAATCTCACCGGAGTTTCTGAGTAAAATCAGGGCGAGAATAGCTAAACAATAG
- a CDS encoding pirin family protein, with amino-acid sequence MENTVLHKAATRGHANHGWLDSHHTFSFANYHNPDRMHFGVLRVLNDDRVDAGMGFGKHPHDNMEIISIPLEGDLEHQDSMGNTAVIKKGDIQVMSAGTGIYHSEFNKNKDRLTKFLQIWVYPNKRNVTPRYDQISLDEKDRHNKLQQILSPNPDDAGVWIHQDAWFHLGKFDKGITTEYKLKKEGNGIYAFVIKGDFNIGNISLNERDGLGIWSTSAIAIESLSQDAEILLMEVPMVL; translated from the coding sequence GTGGAAAATACAGTATTGCACAAAGCAGCTACCCGCGGACACGCCAATCATGGCTGGCTTGATTCACATCATACTTTCAGTTTTGCGAATTACCACAATCCGGACAGAATGCATTTTGGTGTATTGAGAGTCTTAAATGACGACCGCGTAGATGCCGGAATGGGTTTTGGAAAACATCCGCATGACAATATGGAAATTATTTCAATTCCGCTGGAAGGCGATTTGGAACACCAGGACAGCATGGGCAATACTGCCGTAATTAAAAAGGGCGATATTCAGGTCATGAGTGCCGGAACCGGAATTTATCACAGCGAATTCAATAAAAACAAAGACAGGCTGACTAAATTCCTTCAGATTTGGGTGTATCCAAACAAAAGAAATGTAACTCCAAGATACGACCAGATTTCTTTAGACGAGAAAGACCGTCATAACAAATTACAGCAGATACTTTCTCCAAATCCGGATGATGCCGGAGTATGGATTCATCAGGACGCCTGGTTCCATTTGGGTAAATTTGATAAAGGCATCACAACCGAATACAAACTGAAAAAAGAAGGCAATGGTATTTATGCCTTTGTCATCAAAGGCGATTTCAATATTGGAAATATCAGCCTGAACGAAAGAGATGGATTGGGAATCTGGAGTACTTCGGCAATAGCCATAGAATCACTCTCTCAAGATGCGGAAATCTTATTGATGGAAGTTCCAATGGTTTTATAA
- a CDS encoding YceI family protein gives MATTKWSIDTAHSEIGFKVKHMMFTNVSGNFEKFDASIETDGDNFETAQFEFTGDIDSISTGNKDRDSHLLSADFFDASQFPKINFKSTSFKKLNEGEYKLTGDLTLHGITKPVTLDVEFGGLAKDPWGNTKTGLSVSGKINRKDWGLNWNSALETGGVLVGEEVKLQIELQFIKQ, from the coding sequence ATGGCAACAACAAAATGGTCAATTGACACAGCACACTCAGAAATCGGATTCAAAGTAAAACACATGATGTTTACCAACGTATCCGGAAATTTTGAAAAATTTGACGCTTCCATCGAAACAGACGGCGACAATTTCGAAACCGCTCAATTTGAATTTACAGGCGATATCGATTCTATTTCTACGGGAAATAAAGACCGTGATTCGCATTTGCTAAGCGCCGACTTTTTTGACGCTTCCCAATTTCCAAAAATCAATTTCAAATCTACTTCATTTAAAAAACTAAATGAAGGAGAATACAAATTAACAGGTGACCTGACATTACATGGCATAACAAAACCTGTAACATTAGACGTTGAATTTGGAGGATTGGCAAAAGACCCTTGGGGAAATACCAAAACGGGATTGTCCGTTTCCGGAAAAATCAACCGAAAAGATTGGGGACTAAACTGGAACTCTGCTTTAGAAACAGGAGGTGTTTTGGTTGGTGAAGAAGTAAAACTTCAAATCGAACTTCAATTTATCAAACAATAA
- a CDS encoding OsmC family protein produces the protein MKFTRNASANWQGTGMEGKGTISTQSTTLDKAQLSFKTRFADGVGTNPEELIGAAHAGCFTMKLSFVLSELGFTPENLDTVAKVTFEDGKITTITLDLTATVSNISEEQFQEAAKNAKENCPVSQLLNAEIILNAKLT, from the coding sequence ATGAAATTTACCAGAAATGCCAGTGCCAATTGGCAAGGAACAGGAATGGAAGGAAAAGGAACCATTTCCACGCAAAGCACTACCCTGGATAAAGCACAATTATCATTCAAAACCCGTTTTGCTGATGGAGTTGGCACCAATCCTGAAGAACTGATTGGAGCAGCTCATGCGGGCTGTTTCACCATGAAACTTAGTTTTGTATTATCGGAACTAGGATTTACACCTGAAAATTTAGACACAGTTGCCAAAGTGACGTTTGAAGACGGAAAGATAACCACCATAACTTTAGACCTTACAGCAACGGTAAGCAATATTTCGGAAGAACAGTTTCAGGAGGCAGCCAAAAATGCAAAAGAAAACTGTCCGGTATCGCAACTACTCAATGCAGAAATCATTCTGAATGCGAAATTGACATAA
- a CDS encoding response regulator transcription factor, translating to MQKFLQKYKSTMLYGISLALLLFLMKWLEFRFMVINHTLEIYIGLIAIIFTALGIWLALKLTKPKKETIIIEKEIYVSDAEFIQDRNQLEKLNLSKREMEVLELIAQGCSNQEIASQLFVSLPTIKSHSSKLFEKLDVNRRTQAVEKAKRLKLIP from the coding sequence ATGCAGAAATTTTTACAGAAATATAAATCCACAATGCTATATGGCATCTCCCTAGCCCTATTGCTGTTTTTGATGAAATGGCTGGAATTCCGGTTTATGGTCATAAACCATACGCTGGAAATTTACATTGGTTTGATTGCTATTATATTTACTGCTCTTGGAATATGGCTGGCCTTAAAACTAACGAAACCCAAAAAGGAAACCATAATAATCGAAAAAGAAATCTATGTTAGCGATGCTGAATTTATACAGGACAGAAATCAGCTTGAAAAATTAAACCTGAGCAAACGCGAAATGGAAGTTCTGGAATTGATTGCCCAAGGTTGCAGCAATCAGGAAATTGCATCACAGCTTTTTGTTTCATTACCCACCATCAAATCACACTCCTCAAAGCTTTTTGAGAAACTTGACGTCAATCGCAGAACACAGGCCGTCGAAAAAGCAAAACGCCTGAAATTGATTCCTTAA